One Ostrea edulis chromosome 2, xbOstEdul1.1, whole genome shotgun sequence genomic region harbors:
- the LOC125678957 gene encoding tryptophan--tRNA ligase, cytoplasmic produces MSDPKEMEKMSLKDDDPAGDDEEEDVVNPWEVSTQSAKGVDYDKLIRKFGSTKIDDALIHRIEKVTGKPVHHLLRRGIFFSQRDMEMILDAYEQRKPFYLYTGRGPSSEAMHMGHLIPFIFTKWLQDTFDVPLVIQLTDDEKFLWKDLTLEQTNHLAFENAKDIIACGFDKEKTFIFSDLDFLTNSPAFYRTICRIQKLVTYNQVKGIFGFSDSDSIGKISFPAIQAAPSFSCMFPEIFNGRSDIPCFIPCAIDQDPYFRMTRDVAPRMGCLKPALIHSTFFPALQGAQTKMSASDPNSSIFVTDTDQQIKDKINKYAFSGGGATVEEHKLKGGNCDVDVSYQYLTFFMEDDKRLEEIRKTYTSGELMTGSLKKELVEILQKLVGEHRKRREDVTDDLVRQFMKPRKLKFDYPNPDNM; encoded by the exons ATGTCGGATCCTAAAGAAATGGAGAAGATGTCCTTAAAAGACGATGATCCAGCTGGGGATGACGAGGAGGAGGATGTTGTGAATCCTTGGGAGGTTTCTACACAGTCTGCCAAAGGAGTAGACTATGATAAGCTCATCA GGAAGTTTGGAAGCACTAAAATTGACGATGCCTTGATACATAGAATAgaaaaagtcacaggaaagCCTGTCCACCATCTTCTTCGGAGGGGCATTTTCTTCTCGCAGAG GGACATGGAAATGATATTGGATGCCTATGAACAACGGAAACCATTCTACCTATACACAGGGAGAGGACCATCTTCTGAAGCCATGCACATGGGACATCTTATTCCATTCATATTTACTAA GTGGCTGCAAGATACTTTTGATGTCCCACTGGTCATCCAATTGACCGACGATGAAAAGTTTTTGTGGAAAGACCTAACACTAGAACAAACCAACCACTTGGCCTTTGAGAATGCGAAGGACATCATAGCTTGTGGTTTTGACAAGGAGAAGACATTCATCTTCAGCGATCTAGACTTTTTAAC GAACAGCCCGGCATTTTATAGAACTATATGCCGAATCCAAAAGCTTGTGACATATAATCAGGTGAAGGGCATCTTCGGATTCTCGGACAGCGACAGTATCGGAAAAATCAGCTTTCCCGCCATTCAGGCCGCTCCCAGCTTCAGTTGTATGTTTCCGGAAATATTTAATGGGAGATCTGATATCCCTTGTTTCATTCCATGTGCAATAGATCAG GATCCCTATTTCCGAATGACCAGAGACGTGGCGCCCCGGATGGGATGTCTAAAGCCTGCCCTCATTCACTCTACATTTTTTCCAGCCCTACAAGGGGCACAAACCAAGATGAGTGCCAGTGACCCAAATTCATCGATATTTGTCACAGATACAGACCAACAGATCAAAGATAAG ATTAATAAATACGCCTTCTCTGGAGGTGGCGCTACCGTAGAGGAGCACAAACTGAAGGGGGGGAACTGTGATGTAGACGTTTCATACCAATATCTAACATTCTTCATGGAAGACGACAAACGGCTAGAAGAAATACGAAAG ACATACACCAGCGGGGAGTTGATGACTGGATCCTTAAAGAAGGAACTCGTGGAGATTTTACAGAAATTGGTCGGTGAACATCGTAAACGGCGGGAGGATGTGACTGATGATCTTGTCAGACAATTCATGAAACccagaaaattaaaatttgactaTCCCAATCCTGATAATATGTAG
- the LOC125678958 gene encoding tryptophan 2,3-dioxygenase-like, which translates to MSEPPSKVTYETYLGLDRLLQCQSLASEKAGERVDEEHLFIIVHQAFELWFKQILDDLRAVLKTFQLEEFDESKHLAGIAAKLGRITLIQKLIIGHFEIIETMPPAIFLNFRKHLRSGSGFESLQFRLIENTIGLQRGTRKTMNNSDYKGILNADQRKIAEQSEEDPSLFDVVAKWLESVFAKYVGDEEKYFEVLQTMLDRWSKDESIDEHHRGKKDSYTVIFKKAEYDSSDKRLSYRAFHGAFLIFLYQEEPQFQQANRTLKLIMDVDAQLSKWRHTHVLMVHRMLGKKMGTGGSSGYDYLMSTNVDDYRVFIELFHMAAFLIPYEYKPSEKPPFK; encoded by the exons ATGTCGGAACCACCTTCAAAAGTCACATATGAAACCTATCTCGGT TTAGATAGATTGCTACAGTGTCAGTCATTGGCGAGTGAAAAAGCCGGAGAAAGAGTGGACGAAGAACATCTCTTCATTATTGTGCACCAAG CGTTCGAGCTATGGTTCAAGCAGATCCTTGATGACCTGCGTGCGGTATTGAAAACATTTCAATTAGAA GAGTTTGATGAGAGCAAACATTTGGCAGGGATAGCAGCGAAGCTAGGGCGGATTACCCTCATCCAGAAG TTGATTATCGGCCATTTCGAAATCATTGAAACAATGCCACCGGCCATATTCCTAAATTTCAG GAAACATTTACGTAGTGGGTCTGGATTTGAAAGCTTGCAGTTTCGTCTGATAGAAAATACCATCGGCCTCCAGCGG GGTACTCGGAAAACTATGAACAATAGTGATTACAAAGGTATTCTGAATGCGGATCAAAGAAAGATAGCAGAACAATCAGAAGAGGACCCATCTTTGTTTGACGTTGTGGCG AAATGGCTAGAAAGCGTATTCGCAAAATATGTTGGAGATGAGGAAAAGTATTTTGAAGTGTTGCAGACGATGCTTGATAGGTGGTCCAag GATGAAAGCATAGACGAACATCATAGAGGAAAAAAG GATTCATATACAGTGATATTCAAAAAGGCTGAATACGATAGTAGTG ATAAGCGGCTCAGTTACAGGGCATTTCACGGAGCATTTCTAATATTCCTTTACCAAGAGGAACCACAGTTTCAGCAAGCGAATCGCACGTTGAAACTTATAATGGACGTAGACGCCCAGCTCTCCAAATGGCGCC ATACTCATGTGCTGATGGTTCACCGAATGTTGGGCAAGAAAATGGGAACAGGAGGGTCATCTGGGTACGACTACCTAATGAGCACTAATGT